A single Acropora palmata chromosome 5, jaAcrPala1.3, whole genome shotgun sequence DNA region contains:
- the LOC141880486 gene encoding galaxin-2, with amino-acid sequence MTRVTSIGLCAVLLFNVCSCATLQKDAIASMLKKENSPRVTRQRRQLPSPCGSLQPGQLCCDSYKYNPVTHLCCNDNPAVKPASPTAIPSCCDQSAYDRNTHLCCDATLSPHPPAVTLPACCGPVVYDSNVTSTQLCCAGAVLNKPVGVPRALCCGTATYNPATQVCCMGFPVPKAGGPNATSLCCGPFSYDISTQMCCNGNIAFKSATHTHCCGMFSFNPATHLCCNGYPYPKLGFISPSCCGSSVYDTLTMRCCDGSHVVLITPNQDPCANLA; translated from the exons ATGACACGGGTGACTTCCATTGGCTTGTGCGCGGTTCTTCTCTTCAATGTGTGCAGCTGCGCTACCCTGCAAAAGGATGCCATTGCTAGCATGCTGAAAAAAG AAAACTCTCCAAGAGTGACAAGGCAGCGCCGACAGCTTCCCAGCCCTTGTGGTTCTCTCCAACCTGGTCAACTTTGCTGTGACTCGTACAAATACAACCCAGTTACCCACTTATGCTGTAACGACAACCCAGCTGTCAAACCAGCATCGCCGACTGCAATACCCAGTTGCTGTGACCAAAGCGCCTACGATCGAAATACCCATTTGTGCTGCGATGCCACCCTTTCCCCACATCCACCAGCGGTTACTTTACCGGCTTGCTGTGGGCCTGTAGTCTACGATTCCAACGTCACCTCAACTCAATTGTGCTGTGCTGGTGCCGTTTTGAACAAACCTGTAGGCGTACCACGCGCGCTTTGCTGTGGAACTGCGACGTACAATCCCGCCACTCAGGTGTGCTGTATGGGTTTTCCAGTTCCCAAGGCGGGTGGTCCGAATGCAACGTCATTGTGCTGTGGGCCATTTTCATACGATATCTCCACTCAAATGTGTTGCAACGGAAATATCGCCTTTAAGTCGGCAACGCACACCCACTGCTGTGGAATGTTCTCTTTCAATCCGGCTACTCATTTGTGTTGTAATGGTTACCCATACCCTAAGCTAGGATTTATTAGCCCAAGCTGTTGCGGATCTTCAGTCTACGACACACTGACCATGCGGTGCTGTGATGGTTCTCACGTTGTCCTGATAACACCAAATCAGGACCCTTGCGCAAATTTGGCGTAG